ACAAATAAATTGCTCCCGCGTTGCTTTTCTGGCCACTGCCCTGAAGACCAGAGAAAGTAAAAATGAAACAAAAATCCATCCTGCAAGAATTGACAGTGAACTGTCTTTGCCGTCCTTCCGTTTTCTAAGTCTTTGCCTCAGAAAAGCATCACATCTCTTTTTCTACGTCCCTTCAATACTTCTCACAGTTGGGAGTCAATCAAGGGATTGCCTCTGCATTTGTGGAGCCTAAAGTGAATGAATTATTCCGAGGTCGAGCCAGTTGCCCTGAAATCATGCGGGTTCAGGCCATGCTTCTTTAGGAGGTCGTAAAAATCAGCCCTGTATTTCCCGGCAACCTGGGCTGCTTCTGTAACGTTCCCTTTGCAAGTTTCCATGAGATAGATTAGATAGCTCTTTTCGAAGGCATCTTTAGCATCCTTGAGGGGTTTTACGGGACCTTGGGCTACGACCCATTTTGTCTGGAGGATGAGGTCTTCCGTGATATAGTCTTTGTCGGTCATGGCAGCGGCGTATTCGACTATGTTCTCCAGTTCCCGAACGTTCCCTGGCCAGTCATAAAACGCCAATTTCTGCATAGCCTGTGGGGTAAAACCTTTTATTTCTTTCTTCATCTTTACCCGCGATTTTTCAAGAAAATGGTTCACCAAAGGAGGTATATCTTCTCTCCGGTCTCTCAAGGACGGCAAATAAACTGGAATGACATGGATCCGGTAATAAAGATCCTCACGGAACAACCCTTGCTTGACCTGTTCTTCCAGGTTCTTGTTGGTAGCCACAATTATTCGTACATTGACTTCAATGAGCTTTTCGCTTCCTACCGGGCGGAACTGTCTCTCCTGAATAACCCGCAGTATTTTAGCCTGAATTGAAAGGGGCATATCCCCGATCTCATCCAGAAATATGGTGCCTTTGTGGGCCTGCAAAAAAAGGCCCTTGGAATCCTTGATGGCGCCGCTGAAAGCACCCTTCTCGTGACCGAAAAGGCTGCTCTCTAGTAAAGCTTCGGGAAGGGCCGCACAATTAATGGCGACGAAAGGCCTATCTTTCCTTTCGCTGGCAAGATGGATCGCTTTGGCAATCAAATCTTTCCCTGTACCGCTTTCCCCGAGAATTAATACGGTGGAATCCGTATTTGCGATTCGTGATATCCCTTCCAGTACTTTTCGCATTTTATCGCTTCGCGCGATGATGTTCAAAAAACTGTACTTTGCTTCTAGAAGACCTTTGAGCCTTTTGTTTTCGTAGAGAAGGTGGCGATTTTCAAGAGCTTTCTGTATTTGAAATAAGAGTTCGCGAAACTCGTAAGGTTTGGTCATGTAACTGTAGGCGCCACGTTTCATGGCTTCAACTGCGCTTTCTATGCTTCCGTAACCGGTAAGTATAATGACTGGCATCTCCGGGATTATGAGGTGGAGATCTTCCATTAACGAGAGACCATCCCTTTGAACAAGTTGAAGATCAATAATCGAAAGGTCGACGGGCTGTTCATTGAACTTTCTGAGCGCTTCTTTATCATCATAGGCGGTGATGACTTCGTATCCTGCCGCCTCAAGTCCCATCTGGATCATGGCGACAAGGTTCTTTTCATCATCAACAACCAAGAGCTTCCCTAAAGGCATTATCACCTCTCCTTACTGCCGTCGCATTCCCGAAATCTCCACATCAACCTTCTTTGATTCTTCGACTATGCGCTTCAGTCTGGTGTTTTCCAGAAGCACCTCCTGAGATGCGCGTTTCAATCGGGCATTTTCCTGAAGTATATCCGTCCATATCTTAGCCTGTTCGGCTAGAGGGCTTTGTCGGAACCTAGTGACTAACAAAGTGAAGGACGCAACCGCTTGGGTGTAATCTTTGTTAGGGTTTGCTGGATTGGCGTAAAGCAAGCCGATGTTAAATAAGGCTTCGTCACCCGGCGGACCATTGGGTGACGAAAGCAAAGCCTTCTGATTTTCACATAATGACTCTTTATACTTGCCGTTATCAAGAAGTTTTTGCGCGTTAACTATGTAGCTGCGGGCATCAGCATCCTCTCTCAGGCTGGATATGAATGAACAGTTTGCCACCGAGACAGATATCAGGAGGGCAATACAAAGATAAAAGTACTTCCCTGGCCCAGTTTGCTTTCTGCCCATATTTTACCTCCGTGAGCTGTAATTATATGCTTGACGAACGCCAAGCCTAACCCCGTGCCTTTGGCCCACTCCGAAGCTTTGACGGGGAGTTGGTGAAACTTTTCGAAGATGGCATTAAGGTTCTCCTTCGGTATACCAGGGCCTGTATCTGCCACACAAAACTCCACCTCCCTGTCTCTATAAGTGCAGGATAAGTTTATCTGTCCACCGTCCGGGGTAAATTTCGCCGCATTCCCTATTAAATTTCGTAATGCCTGGAGGAT
This is a stretch of genomic DNA from Syntrophobacterales bacterium. It encodes these proteins:
- a CDS encoding sigma-54 dependent transcriptional regulator, whose translation is MPLGKLLVVDDEKNLVAMIQMGLEAAGYEVITAYDDKEALRKFNEQPVDLSIIDLQLVQRDGLSLMEDLHLIIPEMPVIILTGYGSIESAVEAMKRGAYSYMTKPYEFRELLFQIQKALENRHLLYENKRLKGLLEAKYSFLNIIARSDKMRKVLEGISRIANTDSTVLILGESGTGKDLIAKAIHLASERKDRPFVAINCAALPEALLESSLFGHEKGAFSGAIKDSKGLFLQAHKGTIFLDEIGDMPLSIQAKILRVIQERQFRPVGSEKLIEVNVRIIVATNKNLEEQVKQGLFREDLYYRIHVIPVYLPSLRDRREDIPPLVNHFLEKSRVKMKKEIKGFTPQAMQKLAFYDWPGNVRELENIVEYAAAMTDKDYITEDLILQTKWVVAQGPVKPLKDAKDAFEKSYLIYLMETCKGNVTEAAQVAGKYRADFYDLLKKHGLNPHDFRATGSTSE